Proteins from a single region of Numenius arquata chromosome Z, bNumArq3.hap1.1, whole genome shotgun sequence:
- the NFIL3 gene encoding nuclear factor interleukin-3-regulated protein, with protein MQLRKMQTLKKEHGPVDTSSNVDKIMVLKSTLSEVSEELSTNEDILLTEASSGKSKSSACRRKREFIPDEKKDAMYWEKRRKNNEAAKRSREKRRLNDLVLENKLIALGEENATLKAELLSLKLKFGLISSAAYAQEIQKLSSSTTMYFQDYQSSKSNINSFVDEHEPSIVGSSCISVIKHSPQSSMSDVAEISSVEHTQPNRTQSNCRSPENKFQIIKQEPMELEREPRDDRGSYKASIYPNYMGATFNVYSHSPPLLQVNRSSSNSPRTSETDDGVVGKSSDGEDEQQVPKGPIHSPVEHKNVRATVKVPEVNSSALPHKLRIKAKAMQVKVETMDNDYDATQKLSSPIDMSSKRHFELEKHGAQNLMHSSHTPFSVQVTNIQDWSLKPELWHQKELNVKIQSGCKAGVVEIKDNIYNVSESENLYLKQGIANLSAEVASLKRLITTQQISASDSG; from the coding sequence ATGCAGCTGAGAAAAATGCAGACCCTTAAAAAGGAGCACGGACCTGTTGACACAAGTAGCAATGTAGACAAAATCATGGTACTTAAGTCTACTTTATCAGAAGTGTCTGAAGAATTATCTACAAATGAAGATATACTACTTACTGAAGCAAGTAGTGGAAAAAGCAAATCTTCAGCTTGCCGGAGAAAGCGAGAATTCATTCCagatgaaaagaaagatgctATGTATTGGGAGAAAAGGCGGAAAAATAATGAAGCTGCCAAAAGATCTCGTGAAAAACGACGACTGAATGACCTTGTCTTAGAGAACAAACTAATTGCACTGGGAGAGGAGAATGCCACTTTGAAGGCAGAGCTGCTTTCGTTGAAGCTGAAGTTTGGTTTAATTAGTTCTGCAGCCTATGCCCAAGAGATACAGAAACTCAGTAGCTCAACAACTATGTATTTCCAAGACTATCAGAGTTCCAAATCAAATATTAACTCATTTGTAGATGAGCACGAACCATCTATAGTTGGTAGCAGTTGTATTTCTGTCATTAAACATTCTCCTCAAAGCTCAATGTCCGATGTGGCTGAAATATCATCTGTAGAGCATACTCAACCAAATCGCACACAAAGCAACTGCAGAAGTCCTGAAAATAAGTTCCAAATTATAAAACAGGAGCCCATGGAATTAGAGAGAGAGCCAAGAGATGACAGAGGTTCATATAAAGCATCCATATATCCAAACTACATGGGAGCTACCTTTAACGTGTACTCacattctcctcctctcttgcaaGTTAATAGGTCATCCAGCAATTCGCCCAGAACATCAGAAACTGATGATGGTGTAGTTGGAAAGTCATCTGATGGAGAAGATGAACAGCAGGTTCCTAAGGGTCCAATCCATTCTCCAGTTGAACATAAAAATGTTCGTGCAACAGTTAAAGTTCCAGAAGTGAATTCTTCAGCTTTGCCTCACAAGCTTCGAATTAAAGCCAAAGCCATGCAAGTTAAAGTGGAAACAATGGATAATGACTATGATGCAACACAGAAATTGTCATCACCCATTGACATGTCCTCCAAAAGACATTTTGAGCTTGAAAAACATGGTGCACAAAACTTGATGCATTCTTCTCACACTCCTTTCTCGGTTCAAGTGACTAACATCCAAGACTGGTCACTAAAACCAGAACTCTGGCATCAGAAGGAACTCAATGTAAAAATTCAGAGTGGTTGCAAAGCTGGAGTTGTTGAAATAAAAGACAATATCTATAATGTCTCTGAGTCAGAGAACCTGTATTTGAAACAGGGCATAGCAAACTTATCTGCAGAGGTTGCTTCACTTAAAAGACTTATAACTACACAACAAATCTCTGCATCAGACTCTGGTTAA